A genomic stretch from Burkholderiales bacterium includes:
- a CDS encoding NAD-dependent epimerase/dehydratase family protein → MRILITGATGLVGQGVLRECLLDSRVKEVVSLGRHATSHSSEKLNELVHADFSDLSAVEDLLHPFHACLYCAGAPPIGTPEDEYRHVTLDLTTSVAQTLARLNPDLRFVYISGAHADPDSRFMPLRVKGETERALAALPILTVMLRPGGIQPVHGVRSPHRTLAAAYALGGPFMGIGVRLLPNLLTTTERVGRAMLALLAQDNPPAVVENAEINRLGA, encoded by the coding sequence ATGCGCATCCTTATCACCGGCGCCACCGGACTCGTCGGCCAGGGCGTGCTTCGCGAATGCCTGCTCGATTCCCGTGTGAAAGAGGTGGTGTCACTGGGACGCCACGCCACCAGTCATTCGAGTGAGAAGTTGAATGAGTTGGTTCATGCCGACTTCTCCGACCTGAGTGCAGTCGAAGACCTCCTGCATCCGTTTCATGCCTGCCTGTACTGTGCCGGCGCCCCGCCCATCGGCACGCCCGAGGACGAATACCGCCACGTGACTCTCGACCTGACCACATCGGTGGCGCAGACGCTAGCGCGCCTCAATCCGGACCTGAGGTTCGTCTACATCTCCGGCGCGCACGCCGATCCTGACAGCCGCTTCATGCCGCTGCGGGTGAAAGGCGAAACCGAACGCGCACTCGCCGCGCTGCCGATCCTCACGGTGATGCTGCGGCCTGGCGGCATCCAGCCGGTTCACGGCGTGCGCTCCCCGCACCGTACGCTGGCGGCGGCCTATGCACTCGGCGGCCCTTTCATGGGCATCGGCGTCCGACTGCTGCCCAACTTGCTGACCACCACCGAGCGTGTCGGCCGGGCGATGTTGGCGCTTCTCGCACAGGACAACCCACCGGCCGTGGTGGAGAACGCCGAGATCAATCGCTTGGGCGCGTGA
- a CDS encoding transposase, which produces MADERTASRRRYSAQLKAQVLEQCAAPGASVAKVAMSHGVNANVVHRWRRLALEGAGVPRR; this is translated from the coding sequence ATGGCAGACGAGAGAACCGCTTCGCGGCGAAGGTACAGCGCGCAGCTGAAGGCGCAAGTGCTCGAGCAATGCGCGGCGCCCGGGGCGTCGGTGGCCAAGGTGGCGATGTCGCACGGGGTGAATGCCAACGTCGTGCACCGCTGGCGGCGGCTTGCGCTTGAAGGTGCTGGTGTGCCACGCCGGTGA
- the tnpB gene encoding IS66 family insertion sequence element accessory protein TnpB yields the protein MIRIDSLWLAVEPIDLRAGADRLLARVVQVFGAARSHNGYIFANARASRIKLLVHDGFGVWCAARRLNAGSFVWPRDAAADTASVTLTKEQFDALILGLPWQRLEQMQ from the coding sequence ATGATCCGCATCGATTCGTTGTGGCTCGCGGTCGAGCCCATCGACCTGCGCGCCGGCGCGGACCGCCTGCTCGCGCGCGTGGTGCAGGTCTTCGGTGCTGCGCGCTCGCACAACGGCTACATCTTCGCCAACGCGCGCGCCAGCCGCATCAAGCTCTTGGTGCACGACGGCTTCGGTGTGTGGTGCGCAGCACGCCGGCTCAATGCCGGCAGCTTCGTGTGGCCGCGCGATGCCGCCGCCGATACGGCGTCCGTGACGCTCACCAAGGAGCAATTCGACGCTCTGATACTCGGACTTCCCTGGCAGCGGCTGGAGCAAATGCAATAA